The following proteins are co-located in the Helicobacter acinonychis genome:
- a CDS encoding RidA family protein translates to MKEVIHSKLAPKAIGPYSQAIATNDLVFVSGQLGIDATTGEFKGADIHSQTTQSMENIKAILKEAGLGMDSVVKTTILLKSLDDFAVVNEIYGSYFKEPYPARATFQVAKLPKDALVEIEAIAIK, encoded by the coding sequence ATGAAAGAAGTCATCCACTCAAAATTAGCCCCAAAGGCTATAGGTCCCTACTCTCAAGCTATCGCTACCAATGATCTTGTCTTTGTCTCTGGGCAATTAGGCATTGATGCAACTACCGGCGAATTTAAAGGCGCGGATATTCATTCTCAAACCACCCAATCAATGGAAAATATCAAAGCGATTTTAAAAGAAGCAGGTTTAGGGATGGATAGCGTGGTCAAAACGACTATTTTATTGAAAAGTTTAGACGATTTTGCAGTGGTGAATGAAATCTATGGGAGTTATTTTAAAGAGCCTTATCCGGCTAGAGCGACCTTTCAAGTGGCTAAACTGCCTAAAGACGCTTTAGTAGAAATTGAAGCGATAGCCATTAAGTAA
- a CDS encoding Na+/H+ antiporter NhaC family protein: MGLSALSLIVPFSVILMVFFTKRVALSLFMGIAISAVLMHSLHLPQLVEYIYHKITAVFYTYEPEKGLHFNLSNLYVFGFLIFLGVLSQVIFKSGSVQNFVKKARKHSKNAKTPEFIAFFSGIIIFVDDYFNALTVGQISKSLNDAHNSTRERLAYIIDSTSAPVCLLVPISSWGAYIMGIMNNDNSPLLKDGFSVLVQSLSSNYYAIFALIAVFLTILWQINLPSMRKYQNIGVKDFYSEQEEDSSKLAPLSLLPISIALLVVSISSLIFYTGVVLKNTDASFSLFYGGLFSLIVTYLLAYKFLEKGGFFKIVLEGFKSMGSAILVLTLAWAIGPVIRDDAQTGLYLAQVSKEFLNSGGNAYMPLIFFLISGFIAFSTGTSWGAFAIMLPIGAGIASESDIILIVSAILSGAVYGDHTSPISDTTLLSATGAGCSAQSHFITQLPYATIAMLCSVVSLVIASFMHSHLLGLLIGVALLVGVFYLLKKFYGENLKA, encoded by the coding sequence GTGGGATTGTCAGCGTTAAGCCTTATTGTTCCTTTTAGCGTTATTTTAATGGTTTTTTTCACCAAACGAGTCGCGCTCTCTTTATTTATGGGCATTGCAATCAGCGCTGTTTTAATGCATTCTTTGCATCTTCCTCAACTCGTAGAATATATTTATCATAAAATCACTGCCGTTTTTTATACTTATGAGCCAGAAAAAGGGCTTCATTTCAATCTTTCCAACCTCTATGTTTTTGGGTTTTTAATCTTTTTAGGCGTTTTGAGTCAAGTGATTTTTAAATCCGGTAGCGTGCAAAACTTTGTCAAAAAAGCTAGAAAACACTCTAAAAACGCTAAAACCCCTGAATTTATCGCCTTTTTTTCAGGCATCATTATTTTTGTAGATGATTATTTTAACGCCCTGACCGTGGGGCAAATCTCAAAGTCTTTAAACGACGCCCACAATTCCACGCGAGAGCGCTTGGCTTATATCATAGACTCCACTTCAGCGCCGGTGTGCTTGTTAGTCCCTATTTCTAGCTGGGGGGCTTATATTATGGGGATCATGAATAACGACAACTCGCCTTTATTGAAAGATGGTTTTTCGGTGCTTGTGCAAAGTTTAAGCAGTAATTATTATGCGATTTTTGCACTCATTGCGGTGTTTCTCACCATTCTATGGCAAATCAACCTCCCTAGCATGAGGAAGTATCAAAACATAGGCGTGAAAGATTTTTATAGCGAGCAAGAAGAGGATTCTTCAAAACTAGCCCCCTTAAGCTTGTTACCTATTTCTATTGCTTTGTTGGTTGTGTCCATTTCCTCGTTGATTTTTTATACAGGAGTGGTTTTAAAAAACACCGATGCGAGCTTTTCGCTCTTTTATGGGGGGTTGTTTTCGCTCATTGTCACTTATCTTTTAGCTTACAAGTTTTTAGAAAAAGGAGGATTTTTTAAAATCGTATTGGAGGGCTTTAAGAGCATGGGATCAGCGATACTGGTCTTAACGCTCGCTTGGGCTATTGGGCCTGTGATTAGAGATGACGCTCAAACGGGGCTTTACTTGGCTCAAGTAAGCAAGGAGTTTTTAAATAGTGGGGGGAATGCATATATGCCCTTAATCTTTTTTTTAATCTCTGGGTTTATCGCTTTTTCTACCGGCACGAGCTGGGGGGCGTTTGCAATCATGCTGCCCATCGGAGCGGGCATAGCTAGTGAAAGCGATATTATTTTAATCGTCTCAGCGATTCTTTCTGGGGCGGTTTATGGGGATCACACAAGCCCCATTTCTGATACGACTCTATTATCGGCTACTGGGGCGGGGTGTTCGGCACAAAGCCATTTTATCACGCAACTCCCTTATGCGACTATTGCGATGCTTTGTAGCGTGGTGAGTTTGGTTATTGCAAGTTTTATGCATTCTCATTTGCTTGGGCTTTTAATCGGTGTGGCTTTGCTTGTAGGGGTGTTTTATCTTTTGAAAAAATTTTATGGTGAAAATCTAAAAGCTTAA
- a CDS encoding amino acid ABC transporter substrate-binding protein codes for MKKISCLLLAISFLLDFLNASSLYERLVNKETISVGTEGIYPPFTYHDKEGKLTGYDVEVARELAKELGVKIKFHETSWDIMLTGLKSGRFDMVANQVSLTTKKRQATFDKSLPYSYSGTIMLVRKDENRIKDIKDIKGLRAANTLSSTYGEIAFKYDAQIVSVDSMAQALLLVAQKRADLTLNSSLAILNYLNTHKNNPFKIAWESKEKDGGASFVINKHQEKALELIDKAMQKLIDKGVLKRLGEQFFGKDVSQP; via the coding sequence ATGAAAAAAATTTCATGCTTATTGCTTGCAATAAGTTTTTTATTGGATTTTTTGAATGCCTCTAGCTTGTATGAACGGCTTGTTAATAAAGAAACGATCAGCGTTGGTACAGAGGGCATTTACCCCCCTTTCACTTACCATGATAAAGAGGGTAAGCTCACCGGCTATGATGTGGAAGTGGCTAGGGAGCTGGCTAAAGAGCTTGGCGTGAAAATCAAATTCCACGAAACTTCATGGGATATTATGCTTACGGGTCTAAAATCAGGGCGTTTTGATATGGTCGCTAATCAAGTGAGTTTGACGACTAAAAAACGCCAAGCGACTTTTGATAAAAGCTTGCCTTATAGCTACTCAGGTACGATCATGCTGGTTAGAAAAGATGAAAATCGCATTAAAGACATTAAAGATATTAAAGGCTTGAGAGCGGCTAACACTTTAAGCTCCACTTATGGGGAAATCGCTTTCAAATACGACGCTCAAATCGTTTCAGTGGATTCTATGGCACAAGCGTTGTTATTGGTGGCGCAAAAACGAGCCGATTTGACCTTAAATAGTTCTTTAGCCATTTTAAACTACCTTAACACCCATAAAAACAACCCCTTTAAAATCGCATGGGAATCCAAAGAAAAAGATGGGGGTGCTTCCTTTGTCATTAACAAACACCAAGAAAAAGCCTTGGAGCTTATCGACAAGGCGATGCAAAAATTGATAGATAAAGGGGTTTTGAAACGCTTGGGCGAACAATTTTTTGGAAAAGATGTCAGCCAACCATAA
- a CDS encoding amino acid ABC transporter permease has protein sequence MSANHNLSLFFESLDLSKERLELLLEAFYPMLKAAFCISLPLAIISFILGLWLAIVVALIKIASPKRLIHRALLAGVNFYVSIIRGTPLLVQIVVVFYGLPALGVYIDPIPAGIIAFSLNVGAYASETLRASFLSIPKDQWDSSLSLGLNYLQTFWHVIFFQALKVATPSLSNTFISLFKETSLASVVTIAEIFRIAQQKANASYDFLPIYLEAALIYWLFCLALERIQKHVEKILN, from the coding sequence ATGTCAGCCAACCATAATTTGTCTTTGTTTTTTGAATCTTTAGATTTGAGCAAAGAGCGTTTGGAATTGTTATTAGAGGCTTTCTACCCCATGCTAAAAGCCGCTTTTTGCATTTCTTTGCCTTTGGCGATCATCTCTTTTATTTTGGGCTTATGGCTCGCTATTGTGGTAGCTCTCATTAAGATCGCATCCCCTAAACGCCTTATTCATAGGGCTTTATTAGCGGGCGTGAATTTTTATGTGTCAATCATAAGAGGTACGCCTTTATTGGTCCAAATCGTGGTGGTGTTTTATGGTTTACCCGCCCTTGGGGTGTATATTGATCCAATCCCGGCAGGCATTATTGCGTTTTCGCTCAATGTGGGGGCATACGCTTCAGAGACTTTGAGGGCGAGTTTTCTTTCTATCCCTAAAGATCAATGGGATTCTAGCTTAAGTCTGGGTTTGAATTACTTGCAGACTTTTTGGCATGTCATCTTTTTTCAAGCGCTCAAAGTCGCCACGCCAAGCTTGAGTAACACTTTCATTAGCCTTTTTAAAGAAACTTCTTTGGCTTCTGTGGTTACTATCGCAGAGATTTTTAGAATCGCGCAACAAAAAGCCAATGCAAGCTATGACTTTCTCCCTATTTACCTAGAAGCCGCTTTGATTTACTGGCTTTTTTGCTTGGCTTTAGAGAGGATTCAAAAGCATGTGGAGAAAATCTTAAATTAG